A genome region from Natronosalvus rutilus includes the following:
- a CDS encoding HAD family hydrolase: protein MVSEYDFWLLDLDGTLIDVEWSYTREVFDRVGDRLGREFTDREADILWNGLTGSRDAQLRAWGIEPSAFWDAFHAEEDPLVRAEQTYLHEDAAFVGDLETPVGLVTHCQQFLADPVLDHVGIRDWFDDVLCCTPETGWKPDPTPVEQVMSNLGVAENGHQGVLAGDGAGDVGAAWNAGLDAIHVERVGHDRRGRCVLGDYRVQSFEELF, encoded by the coding sequence ATGGTCTCGGAGTACGACTTCTGGCTCCTCGATCTCGACGGGACCCTGATCGACGTCGAGTGGTCCTACACCCGCGAGGTGTTCGACCGCGTCGGTGACCGGCTCGGTCGAGAGTTCACCGACCGGGAAGCCGATATCCTCTGGAACGGCCTCACCGGCTCCCGCGACGCTCAGCTCAGGGCCTGGGGCATCGAGCCGTCGGCGTTCTGGGACGCCTTCCACGCCGAGGAGGATCCGCTCGTTCGCGCCGAACAGACGTACCTCCACGAAGACGCCGCGTTCGTCGGCGACCTCGAGACGCCGGTCGGCCTCGTCACCCACTGCCAGCAGTTCCTGGCCGATCCCGTCCTCGACCACGTCGGGATTCGCGACTGGTTCGACGACGTGCTGTGCTGTACCCCGGAGACGGGCTGGAAACCCGACCCGACCCCTGTCGAGCAGGTAATGTCGAACCTGGGGGTCGCCGAAAACGGACACCAGGGCGTCCTCGCTGGCGACGGTGCCGGGGACGTCGGCGCTGCCTGGAACGCCGGCCTTGACGCGATTCACGTCGAACGCGTCGGTCACGACCGGCGCGGACGCTGCGTGCTCGGCGACTACCGCGTCCAATCGTTCGAAGAACTGTTTTAG
- a CDS encoding HVO_0649 family zinc finger protein has translation MSIQRSRSPFERLRQRLDRTSARCRECGYDGDDAGWHVTTSGRSVHYRFVCPSCAGVETREVRLESPRR, from the coding sequence ATGTCTATACAGAGAAGTCGGTCGCCGTTCGAACGACTGCGCCAGCGACTCGATCGAACCAGTGCCCGGTGCCGAGAGTGCGGCTACGACGGCGACGACGCGGGCTGGCACGTGACGACGTCCGGACGGTCCGTCCACTACCGGTTCGTCTGTCCCTCCTGCGCCGGCGTCGAGACGAGGGAGGTCAGGCTCGAGTCACCGCGTCGGTGA
- a CDS encoding bacterio-opsin activator domain-containing protein — protein MDDTDGRDGKGDVDRAVKARAIDEAPIGVSLSDPSREDNPLVYINPAFERLTGYDDEAVLGRNCRFLQGPDSSPEVVAEMRAAIEEERPATVELRNYRADGTEFWNEVTIAPVRDETGTVTHYVGFQNDVTARKAAELALEERTEELEYILERVEGLIQDVTSVVAGSTSRSDLETAVCSRIAEEAAYEGAWIGERNPATDTLEVRASVGVDPDDVPIDADHPATTSLASESVVVDTVEGWTHASFPLVYNGVEYGTLTVCSDDSHEVDDRETIILSALARAVASGINARETSRMLATDAVVAVELELTDRDLPPVAISAETGGRLEYRRSVHRVGDDTASLFTVTNADAEELATAADGLEGIDLAVLVERADRTLIELNAEDDLVEWLSERGILVQSIEAEDGRARVTLEIPHSTNVRSVVESVQARYDGTDVISFRQHERGGETREEFAARLEDELTERQFASLQRAYLGGYFEWPRPTTGEELASSMGVSRPTFHEHLRSAEAKLCQAFFEGE, from the coding sequence ATGGACGACACCGACGGACGAGACGGGAAGGGCGACGTCGACCGAGCCGTGAAGGCGAGGGCGATCGACGAGGCGCCGATCGGCGTCTCCCTCTCCGATCCGTCACGCGAGGACAACCCGCTGGTGTACATAAATCCGGCCTTCGAGCGACTCACCGGCTACGACGACGAGGCGGTTCTCGGACGAAACTGTCGATTCCTCCAGGGGCCGGACTCGAGCCCCGAAGTGGTCGCGGAAATGCGGGCCGCTATCGAGGAAGAACGACCGGCGACGGTCGAACTCCGGAACTACCGAGCGGACGGCACCGAGTTCTGGAACGAGGTGACGATCGCCCCTGTTCGCGACGAGACGGGAACCGTCACGCACTACGTCGGCTTCCAGAACGACGTCACGGCCAGAAAGGCAGCCGAGCTCGCCCTCGAGGAACGAACCGAGGAACTGGAGTACATCCTCGAGCGCGTCGAGGGCCTGATCCAGGACGTGACCAGCGTCGTCGCCGGATCGACCTCCCGGAGCGACCTCGAGACCGCAGTGTGTAGCCGAATCGCCGAGGAAGCCGCCTACGAGGGCGCCTGGATCGGCGAGCGCAATCCTGCAACAGACACGCTCGAGGTGCGAGCGAGCGTCGGCGTCGACCCCGACGATGTGCCGATCGACGCCGATCACCCCGCGACGACCAGCCTCGCTTCGGAGTCCGTCGTCGTCGACACGGTCGAGGGGTGGACCCACGCCTCGTTCCCGCTCGTCTACAACGGCGTCGAGTACGGGACGCTGACGGTCTGCAGCGACGACTCGCACGAGGTCGACGACCGCGAGACGATCATCCTCTCGGCGCTCGCACGGGCGGTCGCCAGCGGGATCAACGCTCGCGAGACCAGTCGCATGCTCGCGACCGACGCCGTCGTCGCCGTCGAACTCGAGCTGACCGACCGCGACCTCCCACCAGTTGCGATCAGCGCCGAGACGGGCGGCCGCCTCGAGTACCGCCGATCGGTTCACCGGGTGGGCGACGACACGGCGTCGCTGTTTACGGTCACGAACGCCGACGCCGAAGAACTGGCGACGGCCGCCGACGGTCTCGAGGGAATCGACCTCGCAGTTCTCGTCGAGCGGGCGGACCGCACGCTGATCGAACTCAACGCCGAGGACGACCTCGTCGAGTGGCTCTCTGAACGCGGCATTCTCGTCCAGTCGATCGAGGCCGAGGACGGTCGCGCCCGCGTGACCCTCGAGATTCCGCACTCGACGAACGTTCGCAGCGTCGTCGAGTCGGTCCAGGCGCGGTACGACGGAACGGACGTCATTTCCTTCCGCCAGCACGAACGTGGCGGCGAGACCCGCGAGGAGTTTGCCGCCAGACTCGAGGACGAACTGACCGAACGCCAGTTCGCCTCCCTGCAACGGGCGTACCTCGGCGGCTACTTCGAGTGGCCCCGTCCAACCACTGGCGAGGAACTCGCCAGTTCGATGGGCGTCTCGCGACCGACGTTCCACGAACACCTGCGGAGCGCCGAAGCGAAACTCTGTCAGGCGTTCTTCGAAGGTGAGTGA
- a CDS encoding DUF1328 domain-containing protein — MLEIPLQIGGGGFLYWAIIFFVLAIIAAAVGSRGVAGVSMEIARIFVLIFIILAIVALLL, encoded by the coding sequence ATGCTCGAGATCCCACTCCAGATCGGTGGCGGCGGCTTCCTGTACTGGGCGATCATCTTCTTCGTCCTGGCGATCATCGCCGCGGCGGTCGGGTCCCGCGGCGTCGCCGGGGTGAGTATGGAGATCGCACGGATCTTCGTGTTGATCTTCATCATCCTCGCGATCGTCGCCCTGTTACTGTAG